A window of Daphnia pulicaria isolate SC F1-1A chromosome 4, SC_F0-13Bv2, whole genome shotgun sequence genomic DNA:
TACACAACAACCTATTGAATACCAACACAGTGATGATTTTGTCgacaaatttcgacaaattttgacagactAACAAACTAGCGAACAGCAGGGTTGTCAAACACttgtaaattattttccaatttaaaCATAGAAagcatttgttttaatttagtCCTTATATTTATGTTAACTGGgtgattttttattacattttaattttaaaaacatgaaatatagaataaaacgaaataaatttatgactgttgttcttttttttattataaactAAATCAAAATTCGGAAAAAGAGGATGGTTCTCATGAaatacagacaaaaaaattcgtgCATTTTTGTCTGCTACTTTACCTAATCGAGATtctagaagaagagaagactgACTCACAAATCTTAGGGACTGAGTTTGCGGTTAACGTAATAGACGAAACTTAATCTATGGAGATTAATCTACAAAATGTCAGGATTTTCTGATGCCGCACTAGAGAAAAAATTAGCCGAACTAAACAACTCTCAACAAAGTATTCAAACATTGTCTTTGTGGTTAATCCACCACCGTAAACACCATGCTAGTATCGTCAAAATTTGGTTAAAGGAATTCACGAAaggtagtaaaaaaaattcctaaatccacatttccaattaaattccagcatttctatttcttagcCAAGGACAGTCGAAAACTCACTTTCATCTATCTTGTCAACGATGTCATCCAGAACAGCAGAAAGAAAGGTCCAGAATTTAGAGATCACTTTGGTCCAATTCTTGCTCCAGCCCTTAAATTGATGGGTCAAGCTGTCAATGATGAAAACACTCAGAAAAGACTAGAACGAATTCTCAATATTTGGGGAGACAGAAACATGTTTGATTCCAAACAGATTGCTGAATTCAGAAAATCATTAGGTATAAGCTatagaaataattttcattacgtaattttaaatgataCCTTCATGCAGAATCATGTCTCAAGAGAAGATTTGACAATGGAGAACCCCCTGTCAAAATATCAAGAAGAGATAGGGGTGAGAGCCGCGAAATGTTAGAAAatgtcaaagaaaacaaagagcAAGAAGATCCTGATAAAACTAAGAAAGAACGAAGAAAATCAGAATGTAATGAAGTGATACAGTTTGAtaaggaaggaaagaaagaagtcCACATAACTTTGTCTCCAAAACTACCTGCTAATGATGCTCCAGAACCTGAAGAACTTGTTAAAGCACTTCAGACCCTTGAAAATGCAGCATCAAGTGATGGTATTGTcaggaaaaaaattactgaaTTGCCTCCTGAAGTATCAGATGTCAGTTTGCTTTCAAAAATCTCAGGTAATTCTTCCAAGAAATTTCGTGTGTGGCAATgccaaaatctatttttattcAGATCAAGCTCAAGCAGAAATGTTAACTGGTAAAGTAAACGAAGCAGTTGAGTTACTTAATGACTACAATGGCCGATTGTTGAAGGAGATGGAGGATCGAAAAACGGTAACTAAAATGCTGCATGATTTCACGGCAGCACAGAAAGAACTTTTAGTTCAAGCTGAAGAAAGACTTCAGGTAGGGGATGTGACCTAACACacatctttgtttttttactttagtttGGCATTGATAACATAATAAACTAAATTAATTTATACCTTTTTCAGGAGTATAAAGAGAAATTATCCAAAGTATACCAAGTTCGCGAAGAATTGCGTTCTCACGTTTCCAGTCTACCAGATCTTTCGCAGCTACCCGACGTCTCGGCTGTTCCACTACCCTCAGCGGGTGACCTTTTCAGTCTGCGttgacttaatttttttttcttttctttcaagcaATTGCTTGAATTCATATTTAATGCATCTGGCGAAGACTTTTGTTTCAGCGTTCAAAACCCGACTGTAGTTAAGTGTTGAGATTCGATTGGTGAaagcaaatttctttttgaacgtAAATTTTGATCGTCACTCTCCCATTCTATCTCAACCATTGATTGCTGCCTACTATTATATATTTGGAgactcttgaattttttacatGATGATCTCCGTTCGAGGTAAAATCCTAAATTGCCAACGTTTAGTTCGCTCTGCTAAGGCTATATTGTATGTTGTACAACGTCAAgcataaataaaaactaaactagTGTAATCtcggttatttttatttacataaTTTAGTGTAATTTTTTCGACGTCGTTATgagaaaaattaataacaagTACGCAAAAGCATATTGAGTGTGGATAAATACTTAAAGGCAAGTAACAATCTCGTTAATCTCACAAAACATGAACACATTCTATGATTCTATACAAAAAGAACGGGGAAATTAATCATCATTTTAAAGCTGGCAACGAATAGATGGAGAAATAACGAGTAGATGATGGAGAAAAGGACGGGATTCAAACACAACCAATTTCTAATTACCAAATCCATCGcgtggtatttttttaaatagtcgaACCAATAAGATTTTTACCACAATCTATGATGGCCAAATTTGGATGCAGTATCTGTAGCGAACGGTTTGGGTTGATGTTGAACTGAGATTTGGGCAGTAGGCGATGTGTTGACATTAACTAATGAATTTGTTCGCCAAAGATCATTTTGATTGCTTATTGTTTCATCATACAAGCATTCGGTAACAGATTGTTTTCCGCGAGTTCCAAAGTTGATACTCTGCTCGGTAGCTGCATTTAGTGCCATCATACTGTTACACCGGCTAGGTAGGGAACTATCATTACAAAGTTTTTGATACATTAACAAatgatttttcgttttctaatGGCTTCTCTAATAAATACCTTGAGTTTTTGCGGCCAGCCGATGGGTTACTTGATGCTTGGTGATCATCATTATCAAAGAATCCTTCATAAATAACAAAGTTGTTTACTTGGGGAATGAAATTCTTAAGGCCATAATGCTTTTGAAGAAATccaagaaatttttctgacgGGCGGTCGATTGCAATTTTATGAACATGCAGCTTTTCATCCTAGAAGTTTACTCAAATGCATAAGAaagcaataacaaatttaaattatcaCCATACGTACCTCTAAAAAATGAGCAAACAATAGTTTTCCAAGTCCCTTTCTCTGGCAAGACTCATGGATATAGAAGTCTAGAACACAAAGTGGATCAAGTTCATTTTGAAATCCTTTCTTGTCCAgtagaaaaagttttttaggTCCAATTTTAAGCATGCCCAAAATAGCTCCATTGCCTCTGTAAAAGAATATGTAAGATGTGGTTCATTTCATACAAATTAGGATCAGATTGTTGATTGATGGATGTATACTTGTTGGCAGATGCATCTGTCATAATGTATAGAGTTTGATTGGAATTCACAAATGAGTGTGCTATAGTTACTGGCCTATGAAGATTCTGAGCTACACGAGAAGCCTCACCAACATAATCCACCACTTTCCAAAGCTCAGGGTCACACCTTTTTAATCAAGAAATGACTCATTAGCGattacaataagaaaaaaaattcgcacTTGTGCAGATGAAACAACTTGTTGATGCGTAAAATCTTAAAGAACACGTAATGAATTAGCAAATTTACCTGGCGATATCTTGTCCACGGAATTTAGTAATTGGATTCTGAAAGAACCTGTTGATGTTTAAGTGGAATTCCataccaaaaataattttttttttctctgaaacTATACTAAAAAAGGTGTGTAACGCAAGGTGAATGTGAAAGCAACTGTGAGGGTCTGAGGGATCGGCTACTCTGGGGCTCTGGCTAACTGAGTAACTGCAAAGAAGAATCTCCAATTTTTCGTCTGCTTGCTTCAGTGAGCATAGGCCGGAAGCCCAAAACAGATGACGTTCGGTCTTGGTACGCAAGGCATGATGAcccatttcaaaataataacaacatcTTTTCTTCGTCGTCCAGCCCTGTTTTTCAAGAGGTTTAATTCTAGCGCAATAAGTATAATATCATTTGTTTTCCAATATCCTTCGACAATATTAATTCGTTGCTTTCCACTTCCACCTTTTTTTAAGGTGAATCTAATAATGCTTTGgtgttaaaaaataagattggAGCGGTCGCCACGATTGGTATTAATCGGCCAACCAAACGTAATTGTGTCAATTATGCCACCGCTGAACAATTAGTCCAAGCTTTCGAAGAGTTTGATCAAGATGAATCAGTCTGTGCTATTGTACTTCATGGGATAGGAGGAAACTTTTGTGCAGGGTATGATTTGCAGGAATTAAGCACAGGCAATGCTAGCATTGTTCCAGAAAAAAGAGGCCCCATGGTatgtaaatattattttgaatGCTAGAcagttaaaataatttagttCCCCATTGTTCAGGGTCCTTCTCAAATGTTGACAAAAAAGCCTCTAATTGCAGCTGTTAGTGGATATGCTGTTGCTGGAGGATTCGAACTGGCTTTATTGTGTGACATGAGGGTAGTGGAGGACACAGCCGTGATGGGTGTATTCTGTAGAAGATTTGGTGAATACTTTTCTAACAATTCAAGGTACATAATAAACCCATTGGATAACACTTATTGACACTTTTGTGATTGCAGGAGTCCCCTTAATTGATGGTGGAACAGTAAGGTTACCAGCATTAATTGGATTGTCTAGAGCAATGGATCTCATTTTGACAGGAAGGCCAATTAAAGCTAAAGAGGCACTTGAGTGGGGATTGGCCAACCGAGTTGTTTCTTGCGGAACGGGTGAATTTCCAAGATAACATAAATTCCACAAAAGCAGAAAGgcgtttaatgaattttacgATCAATaaccggattttttttttttttttttttttatatatagccCTTGGTCAGGCCGTCAATTTAGcagattcattaaaaaatttcccccaaaaatgtaTGCAAGCAGATCGTCAGTCAGCTTATTATGCCACTTACTCAGCCAAGTCTTTAGAAGACGCACTACAATACGAATTTGATAACGGGTTTCCCGTTCTAGAAATGGTAATCCAACCTCTAATTTTATCCCCCCAATCAAAGTATATTGACCTCTTTTGATGTTTGAAGGAATCCATCCATGGAGCCCGAAAGTTTGTTGACGGTGTTGGGCACCACGGAAAGTTTCAGCTGAACGGATCGTCagaatcgaaaaaataaaacagctgACTATCAAAAATCAcgcagaaaaacaattttacttttattattgATACTTATATTAcacgaaagcaaaaaaaaaagcgaaatgACTTTTTTCTTGTGAATTTCTACCGCAACGCTATTGCAATGTAAACAACCCCTTTTTATATCATCAAAGTCCCGTACTAGAAGAAAACAAAGCGTGTGCCAATTTCTCcgcctttatttatttttcacatttgctttttttcaattagaaattgggaaacgaaaaagaagaaagtaacAGTCAGACCAGACGGTCAGCTGGTGAGAAGGTTGGCGCTTGGCGGCACTAATAGCCCCCTCAGTCCCTAGCCCAACTATAATGATTAACTGATACCGTTAGACAATCCTTCGTGGACTTCCGCTCGGACCACAAGCTGGTTATCTTTTCAGCCAAAACGAGTAGTATGACGAGGAGGACCTATAGTTGTGTTCTAGTAAAAACTAGCCGCCAGGGCGAAtttctattcttttgtttctgcattgtttttattcttctatTCTCGATACgactatttgtttttaaaaaatagaatttttaagtttttgtttttgcaagGGCGTTGACGAACAGTTGATCCCGTTGCTAAACTCATGCGAATCAGACcaagaaaaatattaacaatgaaacaatcaaaacaaGTCGGCCAATATTTAGCGTCTCATTcaacatagaaataaaaagtgcGACATTGTTTCGTGTTATGTGAACTTGAAGTCCTTCATCCGGTAGGAGACGGGAAGTCGGTTGATTATTAGTTAAGCCTTGTCTAGCGATTAGGAGAAAGTTTTTCTCACACGGAGGCCTttgaggtttttatttttttcacttgtgtaTGTGTAAGACGGTAGGATACGTATAATTCTATGAGAACTGATCGTGGCTGgacttttaaaacaaaattttcaaacgaaaaaaaaaaaaaactggtcagaaaacgagaaaaagggaaactcGGACAGAATTGTTGGTAAAGCGGGAAATAAAACACGCAATGTCAAGGCTAacagagaagaaacaaaagctaacaaaagaagataaaTAACAGATGCCTCGGGTCTTCCTCAATTGGATTTGGTTGTATAAGCCTCAAAAGCCTCCTCTCAAAAagtctttatttatttcgacCGAATGTTTATTCCTCCAACCAGTTTTCCAACTTTCCATGTCAAAGATATACGTCCGTAGCTACGGTTGGATGGCTGTGCTCATTATTCACCTGTATGAGGAAAGCCCAAGACGGATAGAACACGAACCGCCGACTGTGTTcgtcttttttcccattcgaCTTGGGACAGCAGACCTAATCTTCGCTGATCGATGGATCGACGGTGACCGCACACCA
This region includes:
- the LOC124336718 gene encoding carnitinyl-CoA dehydratase-like, which gives rise to MTFGLGTQGMMTHFKIITTSFLRRPALFFKRFNSSAISESNNALVLKNKIGAVATIGINRPTKRNCVNYATAEQLVQAFEEFDQDESVCAIVLHGIGGNFCAGYDLQELSTGNASIVPEKRGPMGPSQMLTKKPLIAAVSGYAVAGGFELALLCDMRVVEDTAVMGVFCRRFGVPLIDGGTVRLPALIGLSRAMDLILTGRPIKAKEALEWGLANRVVSCGTALGQAVNLADSLKNFPQKCMQADRQSAYYATYSAKSLEDALQYEFDNGFPVLEMESIHGARKFVDGVGHHGKFQLNGSSESKK
- the LOC124336719 gene encoding alpha-tubulin N-acetyltransferase-like, whose protein sequence is MGHHALRTKTERHLFWASGLCSLKQADEKLEILLCSYSVSQSPRVADPSDPHSCFHIHLALHTFFSIVSEKKKIIFGMEFHLNINRFFQNPITKFRGQDIARCDPELWKVVDYVGEASRVAQNLHRPVTIAHSFVNSNQTLYIMTDASANKGNGAILGMLKIGPKKLFLLDKKGFQNELDPLCVLDFYIHESCQRKGLGKLLFAHFLEDEKLHVHKIAIDRPSEKFLGFLQKHYGLKNFIPQVNNFVIYEGFFDNDDHQASSNPSAGRKNSSSLPSRCNSMMALNAATEQSINFGTRGKQSVTECLYDETISNQNDLWRTNSLVNVNTSPTAQISVQHQPKPFATDTASKFGHHRLW
- the LOC124336717 gene encoding regulation of nuclear pre-mRNA domain-containing protein 1B-like produces the protein MSGFSDAALEKKLAELNNSQQSIQTLSLWLIHHRKHHASIVKIWLKEFTKAKDSRKLTFIYLVNDVIQNSRKKGPEFRDHFGPILAPALKLMGQAVNDENTQKRLERILNIWGDRNMFDSKQIAEFRKSLESCLKRRFDNGEPPVKISRRDRGESREMLENVKENKEQEDPDKTKKERRKSECNEVIQFDKEGKKEVHITLSPKLPANDAPEPEELVKALQTLENAASSDGIVRKKITELPPEVSDVSLLSKISDQAQAEMLTGKVNEAVELLNDYNGRLLKEMEDRKTVTKMLHDFTAAQKELLVQAEERLQEYKEKLSKVYQVREELRSHVSSLPDLSQLPDVSAVPLPSAGDLFSLR